The genome window GAAACATGATATATTGTGTGCCTAATTATGTTGGGGTTGTTTCTATCTTTCCAGTGGCTGATAAAATTGCTTATCTGCTGGGCCTGAATTCAGCTGAGATGTTGAAGTGTCTGTGCTTCCCCAAAGTGAAGGTCGGCAATGAGTATGTGACCAAGGGACAGACTGTGCCTCAGGTAAGTCGGACAAGCAACGCATCTGCAGGGACTTACTTTAGGGATGATTGCATTTAAAATAGTGGCGTTCAAGCTTTTGACATAGAAGAGGACATTTTATTGCAGGTTAATAACGCAGTGAGTGCCCTAGCCAAGTCCATCTATGAGAGGATGTTTTTGTGGATGGTCATCCGTATCAACGAGATGTTGGACACCAAGCAGCCAAGGCAGTTCTATATTGGTGTACTCGACATTGCCGGGTTTGAGATCTTTGATGTGAGTATGAGACCAATACTAGTCAATTTGTTATCCTTGAGATGAATTACAACCTTGTGTGATTTAATGATTCATTTTAATCATTAAATCCCATTAACAGTTCAACACATTGGAGCAGCTGTGCATTAACTTCACCAATGAAAAACTGCAACAGTTTTTCAACCACACCATGTTTGTCCTGGAGCAAGAGGAGTACAAAAAGGAGGGCATCATCTGGGAGTTCATTGACTTTGGCATGGACTTGGCGCAATGTATTGAGCTTATTGAGAAGGTAAATTGTCCGGGATTGCTATAATCAACCtgtggaaaatggaaaatgttcgcaagttattaaaaaagaaaaaagttgttcgtataacagttgattactTCAGGTTTCATTTtgtggatccacgggaacaatAATCAAAACAAGacagagtacaagtacagagaccaaaaaGTAGTGTCATGAGAATTGTTCTGATTGTACATTATTGCTTTCACCTTTTTATAGCTCTCCTTGTCAGCTCCCAAAACATTATCTCTTATGCTCAAAATACATACAAGAAAACAAGTTGTcataggaaaacaagatagaaccctacactgtcatggcaaccatagttgaAGATCAAAGTTAACAGACTTCTTAATCTGTCGCTGTCCTGCCTGAATGGAAGAAATAGAGGAGACACTAGCAACTTTACCTTGGAGCCTTCTGCAGTTGGGTCATAGAATAGATAGGTTGAGGCCTGGCACCTTCGGTTGTGGCCATAATCACGTCTAATCAGCATGCAAATCTGGGTCTTCTCCTATCTGTGGCGTCCgtgaacagtctaaagcaatgCGGACCTAGTCTAACCCAGTATTTTATTACATTGGGTTTTAAATAGCAGTTAAGTAGGTTTCTAAtcaataaacagaatgcaatacaTATAGAAGCTTATTAGTGTTCATAATGCAATTAATACATGAGTACCTACTTTCTTAGAAAAATCTGCCCCCAAAGCTAAGAAACATGAATCCTGCATGTAAATCTAATGACTTTAATATAAATCTTTTTATGTACAGCCAATGGGTATCTTCTCTATCCTTGAAGAGGAGTGCATGTTCCCCAAGGCTTCAGACACTACCTTCAAGAACAAGCTGTATGACCAACATCTTGGCAAAAGCAAGGTGTTTGAGAAGCCCAAGCCAATCAAAGGCAAGCCAGAGGCCCACTTTGCCCTGGTGCACTATGCCGGCACTGTGAACTACAACATCATTGGCTGGCTGGACAAGAACAAGGACCCCCTGAACGACTCAGTTTGTCAGCTGTATGGGAAGTCCTCAGTTAAACTGTTGGCTGCCCTGTATCCTGCTGCCCCACCTGAGGGTAAGAATAGTATCAtatcaaaatattaaattaagaacaaaacagaccaccattcttcacattTTTTCTTTGAATCTATATCACAATTTCTCTGGTTATTCAAGAAAGCATTTGCATTAGGGAAAGGGGATATTTGTCATTTTGCACATACGGTCCAATCCAGGTCTTTCTTCTGCATCTTACCCAGCTCCTCTGAATTGAAGAGACATGGGGTAATTTACAATGAGAGCCAGGGGGGCAAACATAATtaattgttatatttttttctttttatctttttctttgCCAGCTTTGGGATTTAACCTAGCATCCATTTGGTTACTGTTCAGATACTCCAACTGCTAGGCCACCTGTACCCAATTAAGATATTTGAAGTTAACCGGTGATCCCCTCATTTATAATTATAATCTTTCTACCATTTTGTCAGATACAACCAAGAAAGGAGGCAAGAAGAAGGGTGGGTCCATGCAGACTGTGACCTCCCAGTTCAGGGTGAGATTTGGATGTTTCAATATTAAGTACTTCAAAATCTGCTTAGAttatcattcatattttctgaGAAACTGGTTTCTAACCCTCTTACAGGAGAATTTGGGCAAGCTGATGACCAACTTGAGGAGCACTCACCCTCACTTTGTACGCTGCCTGATCCCTAATGAGTCAAAGACTCCAGGTACAggaaatatactgtagatttaCCAATGACAAGTATCATTAGTACAGTAATAGTGACTTTTAACCACCCCAAATTGGAAAAGGGTATTAAAAGAGGCTTGTCATTCTAGGTCTGATGGAGAACCACCTGGTTATCCACCAGCTCAGGTGTAATGGTGTACTGGAGGGTATCAGAATCTGTAGGAAAGGCTTCCCCAGCAGAATCCTCTATGCTGACTTTAAGCAGAGGTACttactacacacacagacatatataccAAAATAGATCTACTCTGAGGGCTTTTCCCAGCATTAGGAAAGGCATACCTTTTACAGAATATAACCAACCTATCATAACTGGatatgtaataaaacaaaacatcatcATCCAGGTACAAAGTACTAAATGCCAGCGTCATCCCTGAGGGACAGTTCATGGACAACAAGAAGGCTTCTGAGAAGCTACTTGGGTCCATTGATGTAAATCATGAAGAAtacaagtttggacacaccaagGTTAGTCCAATATACCCAGCAAAATCTGACAACAAAATACAACTTCAAGGAAGattatatatattgtaatataaaaatattactATTTCTAGTAactaatgcaaaataaataaatgattattttagttttgtaaGGCACAATGATTTACAAACTGAAATGTCAAACTGTCCTATTGATTATTTGTAAGCATTAGAAATTGTATGTTGGTCCATTCTATCATATTCTGACTGGGGTTCCAGAATTGAACATATTTACCTGtctcaggttttcttcaaagcTGGTCTTCTGGGTGTcctggaggagatgagagatgagaagtTGGCTGCTCTGGTCCGCATGCTCCAGGCTCTTAGCCGTGGATATCTCATGAGGAGGGAGTTTAAAAAGatgatggagaggaggtgaggaataATAGAAATCTTGGCAAAGCTTTCTGAGAATAATCTGTATGTAATGaatgtcagttaaacttcagaaTGAGAAATTTAATCTTTTAAGGTTAAGCCTCATAACATCAATATTTcacatacaaccctgtttccaaaaaagttgtgatgcaGCGTAAAATgctgataaaaacaaaatgcaatgatatgcaaagcatttatccctatatttaactgtagaaagtacaaagaaaacatcaaaagTTAAAACTCTTGGAGTTTTGCGGCGtctatgattcccaaaaatacaGTTTTCCACTTGACCATAGTCCATCTTAAaagagcttgggcccagagaatgcggcagcatttctggatctttttaacatctggtttcttctttgcatggtcaAACTGTTCACAGACAACCACAGACAATGACTTTTGGAATTGTTCCAGAACCCAAGCAGTTatatccactacagaatcatgtctgtttttaatgcagtgccatcttaGGGcgcgaagatcacggccatccaatattggttttagggccttgtcccttgcgtacagagatttccccagattctctgaatccttTAATGATTTAACGTATCATAGATAATGAGaaccccaaactctttgcagttttacattgagACTGAAGGTTttctgccaaaattgcctggtatctgaaactgttcataattccctccaccctgactaatgcCCTGGttcaaactgaagaaaaacaaccccaaagcatgatgctgccaccaccatgcttcaccatgggtatggtgttctttggttgatgtgcagtgttgtttttatgccaaacataccttttggaattatggctaaaaagttcaaccttggtttcatcagaccataacacattttcccacgtgcttttgggggactttgtAACAAAAGGctttccatcttgccaccctaccccataagccccttcatatgaagaatacgggagattgttgtcacatgtagcacacagtcagtacttgccagaaattcctgcagttcctttaatgttgctgtaggcctcctggaagcctccctaaccagttttcttctcgtcttttcataaattttggaggggcGTCCAggtcttggtaatgtctctgttgtgccatatgttctccacttgatgattactgtcttcactgtgttccatggtatatctaatgctttggaaattcttttttacccttctcctgattgatatctttcaacaatgagatccctctgatgctttggaatctCTCctcagaccatggcttttgctctgagacaCAAcgaagaaaatgtcaggaaatccCACTAGAACAgctgatttttctttttgatgAATCAGAGtctctttaaatgatggcaggtgtgtaatgacttctatttaacatgagtttgaatgtgattggttatttctgaacacagccacatcctctGTTATAAGAGAGTGTacccacttatgcaaccaggttattgtaaggtttttactttacatttttccccctcgaagatttcagtttgtttttcaattgtatttttcacattttaggtcacattaagagtggaaaaagttctgatatgatttatctttgtctcattcttttacatcacaaaaacctggcattttacaagggtgtgtagaccttttaaatccactgtaccTCATCCTATCTTTTTTCAACCAGAGAATCAATTTATGCCATCCAGTACAACATCCGTTCATTCATGAATGTGAAACATTGGCCATGGATGAAATTGTACTTCAAGATCAAACCCATGCTGAAGAGTGCTGAGACTGAGAAGGAGCTGGCCAACATGAAGGAGAACTATGAGAAGATGCAGTCGGACCTGGCCAAGGCTCTGGCCAAGAagaaggagctggaggagaagaTGGTGACCTTGCTGCAGGAGAAGAATGACCTGGCACTCCAAGTCGCATCTGTGAGTTTGCATTTGCACACTGACATAGGTTTATTAGCCATTAATATTAGTTACTCTCTATTGTTTTCTTATGACATCTTtgactaaaatatatttatgttttgatCCACTGTGAGGCTGGTTTGTGATTTCCCTCCTGTTCTGATACCAGGATGCAGAGAATCTGAACGATGCTGAGGAGAGGTGTGAGGGACTCATCAAGAGCAAGATCCAGCTGGAAGCCAAACTCAAAGAGTTGAACGAGAggctggaggatgaggaggagatcaGTGCTGAGTTGACAGCCAAAAAGAGGAAGCTGGAGGATGAGTGTTCTGAGCTGAAGAAGGACATTGATGACCTGGAGCTCACCCTGGCcaaagtggagaaagagaagcatGCCACTGAAAACAAGGTATTGTGCCTTACCATAGTCTAACTATAAAATAGTACCAACATTGATGGTCTAATGAACTAATTAACATAAATAGATTTCAAGTCATATTGTGGGTGAAGGGACCATTGCGACAAAAATAGAATTTCAGCGGCAGGATATCAGAAGCAAGATTAAATTAGGTTTCAGTATCAGGATTAGGATTCAGTAGCAGAATTAGCTTAGGTTTCTGTAGCATGATTCGATTAGGTTTCAGTGTCAGGGAACTCCACACATTGATTACAGGCTTGATTACACATTGATTATTAAGCATAATAGCATGGTTTGCACTGTGATCTGCTGTTCAATATATAGTAAACTTCATAATTATCATCTGAATTAATTtaatacaatatacagtatatcaaacaAAATCCTCTCTTATAAAAAGGTTAAAAACCTGACAGAGGAGATGGCTTCTGTGGAGGAGAGTGTTGCAAAGCTAACCAAGGAGAAGAAAGCTCTCCAAGAGGCCCACCAGCAGACCCTGGATGACCTGCAGGCAGAGGAAGACAAAGTTAACACTCTGACCAAGGCTAAGACTAAGCTGGAACAGCAAGTGGATGATGTAAGTGGAGTTTAAAATGTTGGCCTTCATAGTGTGCGAGAAGATACTGTCATCACTTAATTTATGTGTGTTTTAATCTGGTAGCTTGAGGGTTCTCTGGAGCAAGAAAAGAAGCTCCGCATGGACCTTGAGAGAGCCAAGAGAAAGTTGGAAGGAGATCTGAAACTGGCCCAGGAGTCCATAATGGACCTGGAGAATGACAAGCAGCAGTCTGATGAGAAAATTAAGAAGTAAACGAGATGACAACATTATTACCTGCAATATTGataaaaattgacattttgttgaCAATTGTTTACGTGTTTGTATTTCATAGGAAGGAATTTGAGACCTCCCAACTCCTAAGTAAGATTGAGGATGAGCAGTCTCTGGGAGCTCAGTTGCAAAAGAAGATCAAGGAGCTCCAGGTACAGTACAGGAAAAAGCACCTGAGTAATATATTCTGATTAGACATCCCTTTATATTGGTGGCATCTGAAGTTTCAGAAGGTGTGAAGAGTTTTCTTCAGTGTTACAATATTAGAGATCTCAACTATTTGGATCTCAACTATATCCCCTCCCAGTTGATAAAATGCCTAAGCTGAAATGGCTATAGTCCATCTAGAATCCTCTAACTATGTGCTTCTTACCATTCTGTGTTGACTACTGCATGTGTCACTGTCAACTGAATATAATAGTGTAAGTGACACTTGTATATAACAATAGTAAAAATATTATCATTGTCTGAAGTAAAATCTTTCAACTGTATTGTAGGGGGAAAATTGTCTtgatttaatatatattatttatgctACTCCTGCCTCCTGTTGTAGGCCCGTattgaggagctggaggaggagattgAGGCTGAGCGTGCTGCCAGGGCCAAGGTTGAGAAGCAGAGGGCAGATCTCTCCAGGGAACTTGAGGAGATCAGCGAGAGGCTGGAGGAGGCCGGAGGTGCCACTGCTGCTCAGATTGAGATGAACAAGAAGCGTGAGGCTGAGTTCCAGAAGCTGCGTCGTGATCTTGAAGAGTCCACCCTGCAGCATGAGGCCACAGCCTCCGCTCTGCGCAAGAAGCAGGCTGACAGCGTGGCTGAGCTCGGGGAGCAGATCGACAACCTACAGCGTGTCAAGCAGAAGCTGGAGAAGGAAAAGAGCGAGTATAAGATGGAGATAGATGACCTCTCCAGTAACATGGAGGCCGTCGCCAAGGCTAAGGCGAGTAGTGATGGTTTAGAGGTCAAGCAGTGTTGAGCTGGGTCATTGACATCATCATTCAAACGGACTGAAGTAATGAGGGTATGTTGTACAAACAGGGCAATCTGGAAAAAATGTGCCGTACTCTTGAGGACCAGCTGAGTGAAATCAAGGCTAAGAATGATGAAAACATTCGCCAGATCACTGACACCAGCGCACAGAGGGCCAGACTCCTGACAGAAAATGGTAACCacaaacaatgaccaaaaaGCCAATGATGTTGTTCAATAGTACGCTGTTAATTCTGTGGGACTAAAAGTCCACTCCACACAGTTTCTACAGTACTATTCAGCACATATTATCTTCCTACCATACATTAACATCTATTTATCATCTTATAGGGAAAAAAACGTATAACAATATAGTCCTCTATCCCTGCAGGTGAATTAAGCCGCCAACTGGAGGAGAAGGAAGCCCTGGTTTCTCAGCTGACCAGAGGCAAACAGGCCTTCACCCAGCAAGTGGAGGAGCTAAAAAGGCATATTGAGGAGGAGGTCAAGGTAAGGGATCCAAGATGGGCTACCAATCACAGAGTTTAGAGACATACCTACATGTTCACTGCATGCCACTCTCAGACTTTATTGTCACTACAATCTTTTCTTATGCTATTTCTCTCACAGGCTAAAAATGCACTGGCCCATGGTGTCCAGTCTGCTCGCCATGACTGTGACCTCCTGAGGGAGCAGTttgaagaggaacaggaggcCAAGGCAGAGTTGCAGCGCGGCATGTCCAAGGCCAACAGTGAGGTGGCTCAGTGGAGGACTAAGTATGAAACGGATGCCATCCAGCGCACAGAAGAGTTGGAAGAGGCCAAGTGAGTCACACAGATCTGCAGGAACACAAATATAGTTTGAATGGTTAGGACGGTACAGGGCGTTGAGAAGTGTTGTGGGAATGTGTTGTGACATGTTTTGCATTATAAAACCAACCAACTAACAGGAAGAAGCTGGCCCagcgtctacaggatgctgaggaGACTATTGAGGCTGTTAACTCCAAGTGTGCCTCCCTGGAGAAGACCAAGCAGAGActgcagggagaggtggaggacctCATGATTGATGTGGAGAGAGCCAACGCAATGGCTGCCAACCTTGACAAGAAGCAGAGGAACTTTGACAAGGTGAAAATTATGAAATTGTACCCTAGGGTGATATTTTCAGTTTGAAGTACAATCATTAATTTTCATAAAATAGCATATTTCTGATTTATAATATATGGATTTCCCTAGGTTCTGGCAGAGTGGAAGCAGAAATATGAGGAGGGCCAAGCAGAGTTGGAAGGAGCTCAGAAGGAGGCTCGCTCTCTCAGCACTGAACTTTTTAAGATGAAGAACTCCTATGAGGAGGCTTTGGATCAGCTGGAAACtctgaagagagagaacaagaactTGCAACGTGAGTACTTGATTTATATTAGACTAGTGTTATTTAATATGAGGGAACTGTAACGATCAAAATTATTATGGCACCTTTACATTAAGTTCCTATGACTATGTTATATGTTCATATATGGCATTCCTTCGAAAAACAAGTGGTTTGTCAAGGTGGCTTTTAACTGTTAATATACAGTAATTAAATATCACTCCAGTGCTTTGGTAATATTTTCCCACGTCTAAgctggtcctgtgtttgtgtgtacagagGAGATCTCTGACCTGACTGAGCAAATTGGAGAGACTGGCAAGAGCATCCATGAGCTGGAGAAGGCTAAGAAAACTGTGGAGACAGAAAAATCGGAGATCCAGACCGCTCTAGAGGAGGCTGAGGTAAAAATGGGAAATTCAGTGTTATGCATTGgttttaatataaaaacattaatatgaTTAATCTGACTGCCTCGCTTTTCTCAGGGCACACTGGAGCATGAGGAATCAAAGATTCTGCGTGTACAACTGGAGCTGAACCAAGTCAAGAGTGAGGTGGACAGGAAGTTGGCAGAGAAGGATGAGGAAATGGAACAGACTAAGAGGAACAGCCAAAGGGTTATTGACTCCATGCAGAGTACGCTGGATGCTGAGGTCAGAAGTAGGAATGACGCTCTGAGggtgaagaagaagatggagggagacctgAACGAGATGGAGATCCAGCTGAGCCATGCCAACAGGCAGGCAGCAGAGGCCCAGAAACAGCTGAGGAATGTGCAGGGGCAGCTCAAGGTAGAGGGACTGGGACATCATGTGCATAAATACTGAACACGGGAAGGGTTTTGTTTGTCAATCTGTGGAACAGAATAGAACAGATACATTGAAAAGAGAGAGGATTAATGTTCTGTAGAAAGGTATGAATATTGGTTAAATTATTACCAAAATGTCTATCATCAATTCTATGACCACTACTTCCACAAGTTCTAATGAAACCACGTTCTTGTGAAATCCAGGATGCTCAGTTGCACCTTGATGATGCCATCCGTGGCTCAGAGGACATGAAGGAGCAGGTAGCCATGGTGGAGCGCAGAAACAGTCTGATGGTGGCTGAAATTGAGGAGCTGAGAGCTGCTctggaacagacagagaggagtcgCAAAGTGGCTGAGGCTGAGCTGGTTGATGCCAGTGAACGCGTTGGTCTGTTGCACTCACAGGTATGTGTCAAAAACAAGTTCTAATTAAATACAACCAAGTATGCCATTTACATACACCTTGAATACATTTCTATCATTTCTGCTTTGTGACTTGCAAGTTCTTTTGCATTCAAACCAATCCTATTTTTTTCCGTCTCCAGAACACCAGCCTTATAAACACCAAGAAGAAGCTTGAGAATGACTTAGTGCAGGtgcagggagaggtggatgaCTCTGTCCAGGAAGCCAGGAATGCAGAGGAGAAGGCCAAGAAGGCCATCACTGATGTGAGATCTCATGATTTATTCAATTACATCAACTTGCTTCAGCCCAATATTCAATGGCAGCTGGGCAATCACAACAAAAACTTCAATATATACCACTATTTTAGGCTGCCATGATGGCtgaggagctgaagaaggagcagGACACCAGTTCTCAcctggagaggatgaagaagaacCTGGAGGTCACAGTCAAGGACCTGCAGCACCGTCTGGATGAGGCTGAGAATCTGGCCATGAAGGGAGGCAAGAAGCAGCTCCAGAAACTGGAGTCCAGGGTCAGTTACCAGCAAGATGGGTTACAGTAGATTTAAAGATGATTGCTGTACATGCTTTTCATTATATATAAGCTGATTTAGTATCATATCTAAGTTTTACAAAGACATGACTGATTTCACAACTTCAAAGACATGTCTCTATTCATTTATTCTACAAAAGGTGCGTGAGCTTGAGACTGAGGTGGAGGCTGAGCAGAGAAGAGGTGTAGAAGCAGTTAAGGGGGTGCGGAAGTATGAGCGCAGAGTCAAAGAGCTGACTTACCAGGTAAGGCAAATGCTTTCTTTACACTATCACAGACACATTTGTGTATGAAAGTGTAGGGCATTGATTATTCCTCAGCACTGATTTTCTCCCACAGACTGAAGAGGATAAGAAGAATGTTAAAAGACTTCAGGACCTGGTAGATAAGCTGCAGCTGAAAGTTAAGGCCTACAAGAGGCAGGCAGAGGAAGCGGTGAGTTTTAGACTTTTACCAGGTCTAGAAGACATTGCTAAATGTTGTTTGTCGATAGATGTTATTTGCTTAAGAAATTCAGTAGATTTGGTAATTTAATACCATTTATTTTACCCTAAGTTTCACACT of Esox lucius isolate fEsoLuc1 unplaced genomic scaffold, fEsoLuc1.pri scaffold_47_arrow_ctg1, whole genome shotgun sequence contains these proteins:
- the LOC105010275 gene encoding myosin heavy chain, fast skeletal muscle-like; protein product: MSTDAEMEQYGKAAIYLRKPERERIEAQTAPFDSKNSCFVPDPKELYLKGLVTARKDGTCTVTVKMPDGGAQEGKEFKEADLLQMNPPKYDKIEDMAMMTYLNEATVLYNLKERYAAWMIYTYSGLFCVTVNPYKWLPVYDAEVVAAYRGKKRVEAPPHIFSVSDNGFQFMQIDKENQSVLITGESGAGKTVNTKRVIQYFATIAVSGGEKKKQDPGKMQGSLEDQIIAANPLLEAYGNAKTVRNDNSSRFGKFIRIHFQGPKLAKADIETYLLEKSRVTFQLPDERGYHIFFQMMTGHKPDIVEMALLTTNPYDFPMCSQGQITVNSIDDKVELEATDDAITILGFSNEEKASIYKLTGAVIHHGNMHFKQKQREEQAEPDGTEVADKIAYLLGLNSAEMLKCLCFPKVKVGNEYVTKGQTVPQVNNAVSALAKSIYERMFLWMVIRINEMLDTKQPRQFYIGVLDIAGFEIFDFNTLEQLCINFTNEKLQQFFNHTMFVLEQEEYKKEGIIWEFIDFGMDLAQCIELIEKPMGIFSILEEECMFPKASDTTFKNKLYDQHLGKSKVFEKPKPIKGKPEAHFALVHYAGTVNYNIIGWLDKNKDPLNDSVCQLYGKSSVKLLAALYPAAPPEDTTKKGGKKKGGSMQTVTSQFRENLGKLMTNLRSTHPHFVRCLIPNESKTPGLMENHLVIHQLRCNGVLEGIRICRKGFPSRILYADFKQRYKVLNASVIPEGQFMDNKKASEKLLGSIDVNHEEYKFGHTKVFFKAGLLGVLEEMRDEKLAALVRMLQALSRGYLMRREFKKMMERRESIYAIQYNIRSFMNVKHWPWMKLYFKIKPMLKSAETEKELANMKENYEKMQSDLAKALAKKKELEEKMVTLLQEKNDLALQVASDAENLNDAEERCEGLIKSKIQLEAKLKELNERLEDEEEISAELTAKKRKLEDECSELKKDIDDLELTLAKVEKEKHATENKVKNLTEEMASVEESVAKLTKEKKALQEAHQQTLDDLQAEEDKVNTLTKAKTKLEQQVDDLEGSLEQEKKLRMDLERAKRKLEGDLKLAQESIMDLENDKQQSDEKIKKKEFETSQLLSKIEDEQSLGAQLQKKIKELQARIEELEEEIEAERAARAKVEKQRADLSRELEEISERLEEAGGATAAQIEMNKKREAEFQKLRRDLEESTLQHEATASALRKKQADSVAELGEQIDNLQRVKQKLEKEKSEYKMEIDDLSSNMEAVAKAKGNLEKMCRTLEDQLSEIKAKNDENIRQITDTSAQRARLLTENGELSRQLEEKEALVSQLTRGKQAFTQQVEELKRHIEEEVKAKNALAHGVQSARHDCDLLREQFEEEQEAKAELQRGMSKANSEVAQWRTKYETDAIQRTEELEEAKKKLAQRLQDAEETIEAVNSKCASLEKTKQRLQGEVEDLMIDVERANAMAANLDKKQRNFDKVLAEWKQKYEEGQAELEGAQKEARSLSTELFKMKNSYEEALDQLETLKRENKNLQQEISDLTEQIGETGKSIHELEKAKKTVETEKSEIQTALEEAEGTLEHEESKILRVQLELNQVKSEVDRKLAEKDEEMEQTKRNSQRVIDSMQSTLDAEVRSRNDALRVKKKMEGDLNEMEIQLSHANRQAAEAQKQLRNVQGQLKDAQLHLDDAIRGSEDMKEQVAMVERRNSLMVAEIEELRAALEQTERSRKVAEAELVDASERVGLLHSQNTSLINTKKKLENDLVQVQGEVDDSVQEARNAEEKAKKAITDAAMMAEELKKEQDTSSHLERMKKNLEVTVKDLQHRLDEAENLAMKGGKKQLQKLESRVRELETEVEAEQRRGVEAVKGVRKYERRVKELTYQTEEDKKNVKRLQDLVDKLQLKVKAYKRQAEEAEEAANQHMSKFRKVQHELEEAEERADIAESQVNKLRAKSRDSGKAKEAAE